The genomic region CAGCAGGTCCGGGCGCGAGACGCGCACCGTGCCGTCCGGGGCCTCGACCACCGGCGCGGCGCCGAGGTCGCGCAGCCGGGGCAGCAGCACGTCGATCGGGGTGTCGCTGATCAGCACCGTGGGCGCGATGCGGCGCAGGCCGAGCGAGGCGGCGCGCGGGTGGTGCAGCAGCTCGGCGAGCGCGGTCTCGTCGTCGGCGCGCAGGAACGCCTCCGCGTGCCCGACCCGGATCGTGCCGAAGGTCCGGGCGGTGTCGTCGACGAGGTAGGTCAGCGGCTGCGGCACCGGGGTGCGCGAGACCGAGGCGAGGAACTCGTGCAGCTCGGCCGCGCCCCAGCCGGTGTCCAGGGCGCGGCGTACCGACCCCGGCGTGAAGCGGTACGTCGTCGCGCCGCCGCGCGACTCCACGTCGGCGACGAGCGCCAGGCGGCGCGCGAGGGTGGACTCCAGCGGTCCGGGGGCGACGGCGGTCAGGTCGGCCTGGAGCAGCACGTGGTCGACCGGCTCGGGCATCAGCCGGGTCAGGGCGGGCACCGGGTCCGCGCCGTCGAGCAGCTGCCGGGCGGGGCCGGACAGGCCGCCGAGCGCGGTGACGCCGAGCGCCGCGGCCTCGTCGAGGGACCAGGCGACCAGCTCGGCGCGGGTGCGCGGCCGGCGCGGGCGCAGCCAGGCCAGCCGGGCCACCAGTGACGGCGTGCCGGTGCCGGTGGCCAGGACCCGGTCGCGCGGCAGCGCGGCCAGCTCGCCGAGCGTCATCCGCCGGGTCTCCACCACGTGGGTGCCGGCGAGGTCGGGGGCCAGCGCGTTCCAGGTCTTGCCGGCGTTGTCGCGGGTGCCGACCAGGCCGGGCAGGCGGGGGGAGGCCAGCCAGGCGCGGACCAGGGCGGTCCAGCGCTCGGCCGGGGTGGTGGCGATCCACAGGTCGAAGGCGTCGGTCGGGACCCAGGCCGGGTTGCCGTTCGGGTCCGCGGCGGTGGCGAGCAGCCCCGCGGCGGAGGCCACCTCGACGACCAGCGCCGCCGTCGGCTCGTCGACGTGCAGCAGCAGGGCCGTCGCCCGCAGGTCGCGCACCCCGAGGCCGCCGCTGCGCAGTGCGGTGGGCGGGTGCGTGCTCCAGTGGTCGAGCAGCAGCTCCACGCGGCGTACCGCCTCGAAGGCGGTGCCGGCCGCGGCCCGGTCGACGAGGTCGCCGGCGCGCTCGCTGGTCACCAGCGCAGGCGGGGAGCCGACGCTCTCGCGGGTGGTGTGCCCGCCCCGCAGCGCGAGGCCGACCTCGCCGGGCAGCACGACGACACCGCCGCCGCGAGGCACCAGCAGCCGGCGGGCCAGCAGCTCCTCGGCGGGGGTCCGTGCGTCGTCGACGCTGACCACGTGGCGGGAGGTGCCGGTGGTGGCCTCGCCGCCGTGCTCGGCCACGTGCTCGAGCAGGGTGCGGGCGGGCTCGGACAGCTCGCCCAGGCGCTTCTCGATCTCCGCGGGGGAGCGGGGCTCGGCGCTGCACGGCTGCAGACCGCTGGTCCCCGGCCCGGAGCCCAGCGCGTCGGCGACTCCGGTCAGCGGGCGCAGCCCCGCGGGGCTCTCCCAGACCAGGGCCAGGTCACCGAGCCGGGCCAGGGCGCCGGCGACGTCGGCGGGCTCGGCGTCGACCACCGCGGTCAGCTGCTCGGCGCGGGTGTGGCCGAGCACGACCAGGGCGTCGAGCACGGTCAGCTCGAGCAGGTCGAGCTGGTCGAGGGCGCGCAGCAGCGAGGACCGCACCGCGGCGCGCGAGGCGAGCTGGCTGGAGTCGTGGGGGACCGGGCTGGCCAGGTCGGGGCGGGCCTCGAGCAGGCGGGAGAGCCGCTCGTCGGACCAGCTGCGCAGCTGGTCGGCGAGGGAGCGGAAGCCGCTGGGTGTCGCAGGTCGTCCGGGCATCGTTTCCCACGCTATCGGCCCGCCGGCAGCGGGCGCGGGGAGGTCCGGCGAGCGGATCGCCAGGTGTCCTCCTCCACAGCGCGGCCCCGCCGCTGTGCGACGGGAAGCGCCGTCGCGCGGGGATGTGATGGGATCGAGTGAGCACCAGCCGTCAGCCCAGAAGGAGTGGGACGCCATGACCGACCCGACGCCGGAGACCGC from Nocardioides sp. dk884 harbors:
- a CDS encoding helicase C-terminal domain-containing protein, with protein sequence MPGRPATPSGFRSLADQLRSWSDERLSRLLEARPDLASPVPHDSSQLASRAAVRSSLLRALDQLDLLELTVLDALVVLGHTRAEQLTAVVDAEPADVAGALARLGDLALVWESPAGLRPLTGVADALGSGPGTSGLQPCSAEPRSPAEIEKRLGELSEPARTLLEHVAEHGGEATTGTSRHVVSVDDARTPAEELLARRLLVPRGGGVVVLPGEVGLALRGGHTTRESVGSPPALVTSERAGDLVDRAAAGTAFEAVRRVELLLDHWSTHPPTALRSGGLGVRDLRATALLLHVDEPTAALVVEVASAAGLLATAADPNGNPAWVPTDAFDLWIATTPAERWTALVRAWLASPRLPGLVGTRDNAGKTWNALAPDLAGTHVVETRRMTLGELAALPRDRVLATGTGTPSLVARLAWLRPRRPRTRAELVAWSLDEAAALGVTALGGLSGPARQLLDGADPVPALTRLMPEPVDHVLLQADLTAVAPGPLESTLARRLALVADVESRGGATTYRFTPGSVRRALDTGWGAAELHEFLASVSRTPVPQPLTYLVDDTARTFGTIRVGHAEAFLRADDETALAELLHHPRAASLGLRRIAPTVLISDTPIDVLLPRLRDLGAAPVVEAPDGTVRVSRPDLLRARTPKEHRRSAGASAARATATVAAVVTAIRSGDRAADARPTGAAAPLTPSGSLAALREAVETRTSVLIGYVDNHGTSTERVVDPISVEGGQLTAHDHRSDDVRTFAVHRISVVRPVPD